A single Harpia harpyja isolate bHarHar1 chromosome 6, bHarHar1 primary haplotype, whole genome shotgun sequence DNA region contains:
- the RPS19BP1 gene encoding active regulator of SIRT1 isoform X1: protein MSASLLRRGLELLEAPAGRQRGRGGPGAAGAARRRKRAAAPGGNKATVKGRVVKSAIEEYHKKKAVNHLRANLQYMLKGRFVANKDVTEQVLAQNRGRKSKDQPPKKVAKKKPEGTVFTEEDFRKFEREYFGRP from the exons ATGTCGGCCTCGCTCTTGCGGCGGGGCCTGGAGTTGCTGGAGGCGCCGG CAGGACGCCagcgggggcggggcggccccggggcggcgggcgctgccaGGCGGAGGAAGagggcggcggcgcccggcgggAACAAGGCCACGGTGAAGGGCAGAGTCGTGAAGTCGGCGATAG AGGAGTATCATAAGAAGAAGGCTGTGAATCACTTGAGAGCGAACCTGCAGTACATGTTGAAGGGGCGATTTGTTGCAAACAAAGACGTCACGGAACAA GTTCTTGCTCAGAACAGAGGCAGGAAGTCCAAAGATCAGCCTCCAAAGAAGGTGGCAAAGAAGAAGCCTGAGGGCACTGTCTTTACTGAGGAAGATTTCCGTAAATTTGAGAGAGAATACTTTGGGAGACCATAA
- the RPS19BP1 gene encoding active regulator of SIRT1 isoform X2 codes for MSASLLRRGLELLEAPGRQRGRGGPGAAGAARRRKRAAAPGGNKATVKGRVVKSAIEEYHKKKAVNHLRANLQYMLKGRFVANKDVTEQVLAQNRGRKSKDQPPKKVAKKKPEGTVFTEEDFRKFEREYFGRP; via the exons ATGTCGGCCTCGCTCTTGCGGCGGGGCCTGGAGTTGCTGGAGGCGCCGG GACGCCagcgggggcggggcggccccggggcggcgggcgctgccaGGCGGAGGAAGagggcggcggcgcccggcgggAACAAGGCCACGGTGAAGGGCAGAGTCGTGAAGTCGGCGATAG AGGAGTATCATAAGAAGAAGGCTGTGAATCACTTGAGAGCGAACCTGCAGTACATGTTGAAGGGGCGATTTGTTGCAAACAAAGACGTCACGGAACAA GTTCTTGCTCAGAACAGAGGCAGGAAGTCCAAAGATCAGCCTCCAAAGAAGGTGGCAAAGAAGAAGCCTGAGGGCACTGTCTTTACTGAGGAAGATTTCCGTAAATTTGAGAGAGAATACTTTGGGAGACCATAA
- the ATF4 gene encoding cyclic AMP-dependent transcription factor ATF-4, with protein MSLLNNEMLLGDSLSPFSQPCSVAEESLGLLDDYLEVAEPLSSHGFSSDKAKAVSSSWLAVDSLGNTIDSQEDAFSGMEWMVEKMDLKEFDFDALLGMEHLEATVSPDELMATLEDTCDLLFNPTIQEFHNKEPPLITDLITHLPESPIGADPMAPLASLWSFPLSPGSLTSTPEHSFSLELGSEVDVLEGERKQEGPTFVVVITKSEKEEENHSDDSGICMSPDSYLGTPQHSPTNSVGSPNDNQFPTDANCGSVRSKPYDHPAEKVVSAKVKGEKKIDKKLKKMEQNKTAATRYRQKKRAEQEALSGECRELEQKNQALKEKADSLSKEIQYLKDLIEEVRKAKGKRARAPE; from the exons ATGAGCCTCTTGAACAACGAGATGCTGTTGGGGGATTCATTATCCCCCTTCAGCCAGCCGTGTTCGGTGGCTGAGGAAAGTCTGGGACTCCTAGATGACTACCTGGAGGTGGCCGAGCCCCTCAGTTCGCATGGGTTCTCCAGCGACAAGGCTAAGGCAGTCTCCTCCAGTTGGCTTGCTGTGGACAGTTTAGGCAACACCATAGATAGCCAGG AGGATGCCTTCTCTGGCATGGAGTGGATGGTGGAGAAGATGGATCTGAAGGAATTTGATTTTGATGCCCTGTTAGGTATGGAACATCTGGAAGCCACCGTCTCACCAGACGAGCTGATGGCCACGTTGGAAGACACGTGTGATCTCCTATTTAACCCTACCATCCAGGAATTTCACAACAAAGAACCTCCACTGATAACTGACCTAATCACCCATCTCCCTGAATCTCCAATTGGAGCAGACCCGATGGCCCCATTGGCTTCCCTTTggtcttttcccctctccccagggtCTCTGACTTCCACTCCAGAACATTCGTTTAGTTTAGAACTAGGTAGTGAAGTGGATGttctggaaggagaaagaaaacaggagggCCCCACCTTTGTGGTAGTGATCACCAAGTccgagaaagaggaggagaaccATTCCGATGATAGTGGAATATGCATGAGCCCAGACTCCTACCTGGGAACGCCCCAGCATAGTCCTACCAATTCAGTTGGATCCCCCAATGACAACCAGTTCCCTACAGATGCTAACTGTGGCTCTGTGCGGTCCAAACCCTATGATCATCCTGCAGAGAAGGTAGTGTCAGCAAAggtgaaaggagagaagaaaatagataagaaattgaaaaaaatggagcagaatAAGACAGCTGCCACACGTTACCGGCAGAAGAAGAGGGCGGAACAGGAGGCACTGTCTGGGGAGTGCAGAGAGTTGGAGCAGAAGAATCAGGCCCTGAAGGAGAAAGCAGATTCCCTTAGTAAGGAAATTCAGTACTTAAAAGATCTGATTGAAGAGGTCCGCAAGGCCAAGGGCAAAAGAGCTAGAGCCCCTGAGTAG